In the genome of Vicia villosa cultivar HV-30 ecotype Madison, WI linkage group LG7, Vvil1.0, whole genome shotgun sequence, one region contains:
- the LOC131619435 gene encoding probable aquaporin NIP-type, with product MAKKSEGFQDHETSSVEESNTNIMQLCLSNHTITLTQKVIAEFIGTYFVIFAGCGVVAVNKIYGSVTFPGICITWGLIVMVMCYSVGHISGGHFNPAVTITWAIFRRISIKEALLYILAQMFGSILASGTLSLIFEITSETHFGTVPVGSNAQSLVLEIITSFLLLFVVSALATDERAVNNLTGVAVGMTIMLNVFITGPVSGASMNPARSIGAALVVHVYKGLWIYIVGPIVGAIGGAITYNFLRSIENPHSEISPNSNFFSKSFLLSNLIKLIRGNTLAF from the exons ATGGCAAAAAAATCTGAAGGCTTCCAAGACCATGAAACTTCAAGTGTTGAAGAAAGCAACACTAACATCATGCAACTTTGTTTATCAAATCATACCATTACCTTGACACAAAAG GTGATTGCAGAATTCATTGGAACATACTTTGTGATATTTGCTGGGTGTGGTGTTGTAGCAGTGAATAAGATCTATGGCTCTGTGACATTTCCTGGGATTTGTATCACTTGGGGACTTATTGTAATGGTAATGTGTTACTCTGTTGGTCATATCTCTGGTGGCCACTTCAACCCTGCTGTTACCATCACTTGGGCCATATTTCGCCGTATCTCGATTAAAGAg GCTCTATTGTACATTCTTGCTCAGATGTTTGGATCAATTCTTGCGAGTGGCACATTATCTCTAATATTTGAGATCACATCCGAAACTCATTTTGGAACGGTACCGGTTGGATCAAATGCTCAATCTTTAGTTCTTGAAATCATCACCAGTTTTCTCTTATTGTTTGTCGTTTCAGCACTTGCCACGGATGAAAGAGCG GTGAATAACTTGACCGGTGTTGCAGTTGGAATGACTATAATGTTAAATGTCTTTATCACTGG GCCTGTATCAGGGGCATCTATGAACCCAGCAAGAAGTATTGGTGCTGCACTTGTTGTACATGTCTACAAAGGGTTATGGATATACATTGTTGGTCCAATTGTTGGAGCTATTGGTGGAGCAATTACCTATAACTTTCTTAGATCCATAGAGAATCCACATTCAGA AATATCCCCCaactctaattttttttctaaatcctTTTTGCTGTCaaacctaataaaactaataagAGGGAACACACTAGCGTTTTAG